The segment AAGAAGTTGATGCAGAAGTTGAACAGGTAGATGAAGTAGCACGCGCCTCGCACCCACTTCAACAGCAGCTTCCCTTTCAACCTGAAAACATCGGTAGCGTGGGTACTTAAACAAATAGTCAGAATTGGACAAAACAGAAATTGTTGTTCCAGGGTAAAGTAAACAAAACACTTTAATAAGTCCTGTTTTTTAGTTgtccatttttatctaaatcaACATTGTCATGAGCCTAGTAGCTAGGATCAATGCGCCAAACATGTGAAATATATGCTATAAGCATACAAATGCAAGTATTACTCTAATCCTTATGACATACCTAACATCTTTCAGTATCAACCAAATTAggcttaacattttttaaaaggcATTGTATCGAGGAATGGCTTTAGTTTGCTCGTTGCCAAACTGGCTTGCTGTGGACAAGGCAACGGCAACTGAGGTTTGCAAGAAGGGTGCTGACGGAGGGTGCTGAGACAGGGGTGAGTGAGTGGCCTCACCAGTGGCTGTAGAGGGTGCTGCCCCTCTGGAGGGAGTCGCGCTTCACGGAGGTATTCCAGAAGAGCTCCAGCGTGGCGACTATGCCCAGCGGCAGCAGCAGCACCACGTAGCCCACCGACACCATCAGCAGCATGCGCGTCAGCCTCAGGGTGTCGCGGTCCTTCTTGGCTGGGGACAAACAACAGTTGGCACCCGCTGCTTCCACACCAACACAAGTCGCATGTACAATCTGCAAACCaaaagtcgccatcttggtttcaacagtttaaaTACCATCACAATATGTTGGTTTGGAAGTGTTCCATCAGAAAATTATACAATGCAGGTGAAAACcacgaatgaataaataaataaatatagaagATAAAAAGAAGTTCGAAGATGATGAGTTTTAACAAAGATTGAACAAACAGGAGGTACACTTCATCATTGACTTTTAAACGACGAATGCACCCAATTTAAACGATGGGTTCTTCCACAGTTACAGATAACCACATCTTCGCAGTAACTTTGCAGTGTTTAAACTTCCGACTTCTATGTTCCATTGTAAACACCCTAAACAGAAATGTGAATGAAGAATTAATATAGAATTAATAGGtttttgttgattttattaaTACGTCAAggttttttaagtaaataaactcattatatgtaaatttttggaatttttctttaTTCTTGAAGATCCATGATAATTTGGGGCCAGTAAAAAAGGGCGAACAATTCTAAAAGTGAATGTGTGACAATTATTAATTTCAAAGGAAGGGAAGCGATGGTCTGTGACGACGCACCTTCTGGAGCGCCGAGAGCTCCAGGGAGCGGTGCAGAACGAGAGACCGCCGAGAGCCAGGTCGCAGCGGCGGTGCAGGCCTACCTGTGAGCTCGGACCTGGTGCGCGCCGAGCGGCGCAGCGTGGCCACCAGGCACAGGTTCCCCACCACGATCAGCACCAGCGGCAGCCACAAGGACAGCACCAGGTAGCCGTACATGGCCAAGGTCATGTGCAGCGCCGTGTGCACCTTGCACGGCTCGAACTCGAACACGCTGTCCTGCTCGAACCCTGCGAAACAGCAACGTATCCCGAATATAGACACCGTGGAATAATCACATGGGAGGGATTTGGCGTAGCGGGTCCTACGATGTAGGCAAACTCGGTTGTTCATTGGCTACATGTTTCTGCTAACATTCCTTTATGTCGGATTGACCAGTTGAATGTTCCACATTCAGGGAGATTTGGCAATGTTTGGGTCTGGCATCTCGAAAGTTCGTTACATTTCTAGAAAGTTCTGCCATCTTGGTAGCATGAGAAGCTAGAGTTTTTGATAGACAATACAGTTTTCCTGCTTAACCCTTAAGTATTCtatggtttcaagctcaatgtCTAAGGCCATGGATTTGGTGCCAACAACCCGACATGATTCAAATTTATGAGCACCGAGTCATCATGTAGGTCGGAGAACACTATGATATTGGAGGTCCTGTTGCCTTAAGCCTCTGTGCAGAACAGTGTGATGTGCAACTGTGCTTTCATCTATACCTAACACATAATAATATGTCCAGATGATCTAGCAGGAAGGCAGATTTCTCTCGTATCTAGAGTAATTATTCTAAAAATCACAGCTAAGTTAAAGATATAAACtagttgtaaaatattaaaatatatcacAGTGAAAATGATGATTTGTTTACATTGATgagtttttaaatagtttaaatctaTTAAAATACTATTAGTTTTCTAAAATGGTATTCAGATAGCATAATTTTTATTGTGAgaatatacttaaaaaatatacattagttttgcctaaaatatgtattaatagtACTGGCAGCACACCCCAAGCTGAAGTCTGGTGGGTTTTTGCCATGCATCCACCTGGCTCTTATAACTGTACAAGTTGTACACCAGACTCTTCTGAACCCGAATTTTATTCGGTAACTGGAGTGTCTgagccaattttattttttcggtGGGTATTTATGGGTACTTCCATCTAGATTTTGCCATTTCAAGGAATATCAAACACTTTACAAAGCTTCAGACCAGAAGCCTTACGCTCTATGGCCAGTGGCCCAGATGGCCcagtggtaagacactggacACACATTGCGTATTCAAGAGACCCTGGATCCAAATCCCAGCCTGGCCATCCTTATTTCGGTTTTTCTTGGTTTCTCGAAATAACtgaggcaaatgctgggatgttTACATACTATAAACCATGGTCGATTTCTTAGCAATATTCCTGGTCTGTGCTGTGTGTAACCATGTtatgatactttaaactttaaaacCAAAAGGGTGTTatattggtagcagagcatggctAAGCAGCTGCATTAAAGCATAAGTTAACTTACCTGAGTACTTGACCCGTATGACGCCGACCATGAAGAAGAGCACACCAAGCGTGCAGACGACCATCAAGGCAACCTTTTTGCTGCACCACACGCCCAATGTGAGCGGGTAGGTGATGGTGGCCAGCCGCTCCCATGTCAGCGACACCACCAGCCACGTCGAGTAGTAGAACGACATGCCCAACAGCACTTTGTTCAGCGCGCACAGCCACTCGTGTGCCTGCAACAGCCACCAGCACAACCCACCCTTGAGGAcaaggagaaacaaaaaaatagaatGTAGGGATTTACAGCATGTGAAACGGATATACTTGTATATTAGACTATAATTACTTAGAACCATGATAGTTTAGGATTCTAGAGTATATTCACATCACTTTCATCATtcagcaaaaaaattatttgaaagggTCTATATGTTTTGAGAGGCAATTATGCAGAGTGGTTTTATGGATTAGAATATTTTGAGAAACGGAGAAGGTAACTTGTCATTTGATGGGTCCAAATGGTATGAGAGTTTTAGGTAGCATTTTTTGACTGCCGAAATGGCGAAGGAAGTGGAGATAGTAGGGAGTGAAGAGTGAGTGGCTTGACGATTCCTGAAGGTTTGAAGGAAATAAGGCTGAGCCAGTTGAGAGTCTGAATGTCTGGAGCAGTCTGCAAGGGACGGGTGAAGGCGTGACGGGGGCACTAACCAGGAAGAGCTTGGCGAGGCTGTCCAAGTGCGCACGCGCGAAAGACACGGCCACGTTGAAGACGAGCGCGCAGTTGTCGGTGACGGCGAGCGCGCGCAGGTACACGGACAGCGACGAGCCGCTCAGCGCTGACGTGCTCAGCACCGTGAATGCCATGCTGTTCACCGTCAGGCCTGCAAAAGGAACGGCAACCCCTGTTTCTCCACACCTCGCGAGGTGCGCAGTTGCAAGTAACTGGACTGGCATTCCAGGAACTCTCACCCAGCTTTTAATCCCGGATTCGGCCCACCTGCAGGATAAATGTTTTGCGGCCACTACAAAATAtgtttgcatttaagtcctaccAAAAATTTGTTGTCAACAAACTAATTCTGCAGTGTCAACACTagagacaaaaatatttttaaaaaaaataataaatggtttGGTTAAGACTACAATATATTTGGATAAGTTCTATATTGACAAAATATATTGTGAAGAGCTCAAAACTGTTATTTTCAGGTTTCCTAAGCATGTATTTGCAAGCTTGCAAAGAACTGATCGAGTGGATGCTAGAATGACCGACTTAGCTATGGCCACAGCAAGCTAGCATCTAGCTAGTCACGTGGAAGCGAGAACAACTGTCTCTAGCTGGTGCCACCACAAGCAGGCAAGTTGTTGTTTGGGGCCGAAGCCCGGCCATGCctctccacctccacctcctaggtctgaacccgttagggtataGCCACAAGCAGGCAGCAGGATGACCGACTCTAGCTATGGCCACAGCAAGCTAGCATCTAGCTAGTCACGTGGAAGCGAGAACAACTGTCTCTAGCTGGTGCCACCACAAGCAGGCAGAAGGATGACCGACTCTAGCTATGGTCACAGCAAGCTAGCATCTAGCTAGTCACACGGAAGCTAGAACAACCGACTCTGGCTGGGGCCGCAGCAAGCAGGCATCAGGATGAACGACTCTAGCCATGGCCGCAGCAAGCTGGACGAGGCAGCCCAGGACTCACCCAGCACGACCATGAACGGGGCGCAGTAGCTGAGCAGGGAGCGCACGATGGCCACCAGGGGTCGCAGCTGCTCGGCCCAGTACACCCGCACCTCGCAGGGCCACTCCTCCTCCAGCAGGCGGGCGTCGCTGAGGTTGTGCAGG is part of the Bacillus rossius redtenbacheri isolate Brsri chromosome 8, Brsri_v3, whole genome shotgun sequence genome and harbors:
- the LOC134535160 gene encoding CX3C chemokine receptor 1-like, producing MLLLLLLLGAGWGRAPVAADDVPADSRGRNASGGPLPSLYVMEPPPAPDEEDAASPCPYGVEALDFLHNLSDARLLEEEWPCEVRVYWAEQLRPLVAIVRSLLSYCAPFMVVLGLTVNSMAFTVLSTSALSGSSLSVYLRALAVTDNCALVFNVAVSFARAHLDSLAKLFLAHEWLCALNKVLLGMSFYYSTWLVVSLTWERLATITYPLTLGVWCSKKVALMVVCTLGVLFFMVGVIRVKYSGFEQDSVFEFEPCKVHTALHMTLAMYGYLVLSLWLPLVLIVVGNLCLVATLRRSARTRSELTAKKDRDTLRLTRMLLMVSVGYVVLLLPLGIVATLELFWNTSVKRDSLQRGSTLYSHWLKGKLLLKWVRGACYFIYLFNFCINFFLYCMSGRKFRRAATQHFQRRLSQPLSRLYKSSPSSSSEQADSPRKASNPALAHVNEAFLADEVPAVEAGCGRPAASVEPENRCPSSPTADEGHQPTSSATPS